In Trueperaceae bacterium, a single genomic region encodes these proteins:
- a CDS encoding DNA-binding protein, which translates to MADNNLEKYLKGIGIEVDDEAKIQEAPAVHEEEVQNFNTEVELLAQDPNAVRIDTEGDFAERCESFLVNLLLNFDPAYAVELHRTDQDEIAVEIFGGDPGKIIGRGGRTLSALEYVANAVLNRGDQQDVRVNIDVGGYKRRRDERLRNAARKAAGRVRDTGQQFALELMTAAERRVVHMALADDASVITESEGQGRDRRIVVKPA; encoded by the coding sequence ATGGCGGATAATAATCTCGAAAAATACCTAAAGGGCATTGGTATTGAGGTGGATGACGAAGCCAAGATTCAGGAAGCCCCCGCGGTCCATGAGGAAGAGGTTCAAAACTTCAATACCGAGGTGGAACTCCTCGCCCAGGATCCTAACGCAGTCCGTATAGACACTGAAGGTGATTTTGCTGAGCGCTGTGAATCATTTCTAGTGAACCTGCTTCTCAATTTTGATCCGGCCTACGCTGTCGAGCTCCATAGAACTGATCAGGATGAAATTGCTGTAGAAATTTTCGGGGGCGACCCAGGCAAAATTATTGGTCGTGGCGGGCGTACCCTAAGCGCCCTAGAATATGTTGCTAATGCTGTGCTCAATAGAGGTGACCAACAGGACGTTCGGGTCAATATTGACGTCGGGGGTTATAAGAGACGTCGAGATGAGCGTCTTCGTAATGCTGCACGCAAGGCTGCTGGACGAGTACGAGATACCGGACAACAATTCGCTTTAGAATTGATGACCGCTGCTGAGAGAAGGGTTGTACATATGGCATTGGCTGATGATGCTTCTGTCATCACCGAGTCTGAAGGTCAGGGGCGGGACCGTAGAATCGTAGTCAAGCCCGCTTGA
- a CDS encoding haloacid dehalogenase type II — protein sequence MLWHNACHGIIRNLVVIDKVIVFDAYGTLFDVGSVNMSLARLFPDKSIAISQLWRFKQLEYTWLRALMDNYCNFESVTCQALDYVLAHFGLDLEEAERQELSTAYLRLTPHPEVRECLEALSLWQRSILSNGTSQMLWSLVESASLTSQFDSIMSADAVKTFKPHPRVYRLVTEYFSVEASEVTYVTSNSWDAAGAKSFGFFTCWVNRFGDSDEEIGISPDLKVSNLRELVSALGS from the coding sequence TTGCTTTGGCATAACGCGTGCCATGGCATTATCCGGAATCTAGTCGTGATAGATAAGGTAATTGTTTTTGATGCCTACGGCACGTTATTTGACGTTGGTTCTGTGAATATGAGCCTGGCTCGACTTTTTCCTGATAAGTCTATAGCAATTAGCCAACTCTGGCGATTCAAGCAGTTGGAGTATACATGGCTCCGGGCACTAATGGACAACTATTGTAATTTTGAAAGCGTTACCTGCCAAGCTCTCGATTATGTGTTAGCTCACTTCGGTCTAGATCTTGAAGAAGCCGAGAGACAAGAGTTATCCACCGCTTACTTGCGATTAACCCCGCATCCTGAAGTGAGGGAATGTCTAGAAGCCTTGTCGCTTTGGCAGCGCTCGATTCTTTCAAATGGTACTTCTCAAATGCTTTGGTCCCTCGTTGAGTCAGCCAGTCTGACTTCTCAGTTTGATTCGATCATGAGTGCTGACGCTGTTAAAACGTTTAAGCCTCATCCTCGAGTTTATCGGCTGGTAACCGAATATTTTAGCGTTGAAGCTAGCGAAGTTACTTATGTGACCTCAAATTCTTGGGATGCTGCTGGAGCGAAATCATTCGGGTTCTTTACCTGTTGGGTTAATCGCTTTGGTGATTCCGATGAAGAAATTGGGATATCGCCAGATTTGAAAGTTAGTAACCTGAGAGAGCTTGTCTCTGCTTTGGGCAGTTGA
- a CDS encoding EamA family transporter, protein MLRVASNLLAARFTLAINVQLFVLMTPFIVVGLNWLLLREAVPPYTKRAILATFVGAILMLSSDINRTSINFNMGLDDRIGIGLAISTGVLFALHMMVIRRGAQNNLRPSQMLVFQGSMLTPPALVTSFLLKEDWGAWLQLPAIDILAVLAFIVLVPIGANISNITAIARIGAPAVSSLMPWRLVVTLAIGWLILNEKLFNSWQVIGAITVFMAVGWYLLMQWKQRNNN, encoded by the coding sequence GTGCTGCGCGTTGCGTCTAATCTCCTCGCTGCCCGTTTCACACTAGCCATTAACGTACAGCTTTTTGTCCTCATGACTCCTTTCATAGTAGTCGGCTTAAATTGGCTGCTGCTTAGGGAAGCCGTACCGCCCTATACTAAGCGGGCGATTCTGGCTACCTTTGTTGGCGCCATTCTAATGCTCTCTAGCGACATTAATCGAACTAGCATTAATTTCAACATGGGACTTGACGACCGTATCGGTATTGGTCTGGCAATCAGCACAGGAGTCTTATTTGCACTTCATATGATGGTTATTCGTCGAGGCGCCCAGAACAATCTCCGTCCCAGCCAAATGCTGGTTTTTCAGGGAAGTATGCTTACCCCACCTGCTCTCGTCACCAGCTTTCTTCTCAAAGAAGATTGGGGGGCATGGCTTCAACTACCCGCGATCGATATATTGGCGGTTCTCGCATTCATAGTATTGGTTCCAATCGGAGCAAATATTAGTAACATAACTGCCATTGCTCGCATAGGAGCACCAGCCGTTAGTAGCCTGATGCCCTGGCGACTAGTAGTAACACTAGCTATAGGTTGGTTGATTCTCAATGAGAAATTATTCAATTCTTGGCAGGTCATTGGAGCCATAACAGTCTTTATGGCCGTGGGTTGGTACTTATTGATGCAGTGGAAACAACGAAACAATAACTAA
- a CDS encoding formyl-CoA transferase, producing the protein MDSNQGIPLSLPLEGIRVVEMTEALAGPYCCMMLGDLGADVIKVERKKIGDQTRTWGPPFVEGESAYFLSVNRNKRSFALDIKDEADLKVLHQLIETADVFVTNNPRMASLKRANLDPTTLRNLNSRLIYVAISGYGHSGPKANRGGYDVIAQGEAGLMALTGEADEGPKRFPTPIADITAGIYSVMGVLTALYARDKSNDGTGRGQFIDVSLLDAQITWLANLGASYLIAGKRPEKIGNLHPTITPYQPLKTSDRPIMVAVGTEPLWRRFCKVLDIETSIMEDQRFATNPLRNSNRSQLIPLLEDILKTQCADYWIDAFVEEQIPAGPINLPEHILNDPHPLARGMVVELEHPLVGLVRTIGNPINLSETPPTYRRYPPLLGEHNEELIAELLNLPG; encoded by the coding sequence GTGGATTCTAACCAAGGCATTCCGTTGTCCTTGCCTTTAGAAGGTATTCGCGTCGTCGAAATGACAGAGGCGCTAGCTGGACCCTACTGCTGCATGATGCTGGGAGATTTAGGTGCTGATGTCATCAAGGTTGAACGAAAAAAGATTGGTGATCAGACAAGAACCTGGGGCCCTCCGTTTGTCGAAGGAGAAAGCGCGTATTTCCTGTCTGTAAATCGCAACAAGCGTAGCTTTGCGCTGGATATTAAAGACGAAGCTGATTTAAAAGTGCTTCACCAATTGATTGAAACGGCTGACGTGTTTGTGACCAATAACCCACGAATGGCGTCTCTAAAAAGGGCCAATCTTGACCCTACTACTTTACGCAACCTTAACTCCAGGTTAATTTATGTCGCAATTAGTGGGTATGGCCATAGTGGTCCTAAGGCAAACCGTGGAGGTTATGACGTTATCGCCCAGGGTGAGGCAGGTTTAATGGCTCTTACTGGTGAAGCAGACGAAGGTCCTAAGCGGTTCCCCACTCCAATTGCTGATATTACGGCCGGGATTTACTCAGTTATGGGAGTCCTCACAGCTCTTTATGCAAGAGACAAGAGTAACGATGGTACTGGAAGAGGACAGTTTATTGACGTATCGCTCTTGGATGCCCAGATTACGTGGCTTGCGAATCTTGGGGCAAGCTATCTTATTGCAGGGAAGCGACCAGAAAAAATTGGTAATTTGCATCCCACCATTACGCCTTATCAACCGTTAAAAACTAGTGATCGGCCGATCATGGTGGCGGTGGGTACCGAGCCACTATGGAGGCGTTTTTGTAAAGTACTCGACATAGAAACAAGCATTATGGAGGACCAACGTTTTGCAACAAACCCTTTAAGGAATAGTAACCGTAGTCAACTCATACCACTCCTTGAAGATATCCTAAAAACTCAGTGCGCTGATTACTGGATTGATGCATTCGTGGAGGAACAGATTCCAGCTGGGCCGATTAATTTGCCAGAGCATATTTTGAATGATCCGCACCCATTGGCTCGTGGCATGGTTGTCGAATTAGAACATCCGCTTGTAGGTCTTGTTAGGACTATTGGAAATCCAATTAACCTAAGTGAAACCCCACCAACTTACCGTCGCTATCCGCCGCTACTCGGGGAACATAACGAGGAGTTGATAGCTGAACTGTTAAATCTACCTGGTTAA
- a CDS encoding Zn-dependent hydrolase, translating into MQLTWYGHASFRIESSDGKTIVTDPYDPDTSGYKSFTEPADLVVISSATDSFHCNAHLIPGAPTIINALEIAQNGRERTELGIRFEAIEAMEALNHRYHDPDQNAMYRLNVDGINIGHLGDVGNALSKSQLEFFENTDILLALAGGHPTIELDDLKRVINDTAPRIVIPMHFRTLRYKPRNSLWIDSFLALFPNEQIDFAFESNVTLTKDNLPTETRILVMDYC; encoded by the coding sequence ATGCAGTTAACTTGGTATGGCCACGCCAGTTTTCGGATTGAATCTTCGGATGGCAAAACAATTGTTACTGACCCCTATGACCCTGACACCTCTGGCTATAAAAGTTTCACAGAGCCCGCTGACCTGGTAGTCATTTCTTCTGCCACCGACTCCTTTCATTGCAATGCACACCTAATACCAGGAGCTCCCACTATTATTAATGCCCTAGAAATTGCCCAGAATGGGCGTGAGCGAACGGAGTTAGGGATACGGTTCGAAGCTATCGAAGCTATGGAAGCACTAAATCATCGATACCACGATCCTGATCAGAATGCCATGTATCGACTCAATGTAGACGGGATAAATATTGGTCACTTAGGGGATGTCGGCAATGCTCTATCAAAAAGTCAATTAGAGTTCTTTGAAAATACAGATATTTTGCTTGCCCTGGCAGGAGGTCATCCAACCATAGAACTTGACGACCTTAAACGGGTGATAAACGACACGGCGCCTCGAATCGTCATTCCAATGCATTTCAGAACACTCAGATATAAACCACGTAATAGCCTATGGATTGATTCATTCCTTGCGCTTTTTCCTAATGAACAAATAGACTTCGCCTTCGAATCAAACGTCACCCTTACTAAGGACAATCTACCTACAGAGACCAGGATATTGGTCATGGATTACTGCTAG
- a CDS encoding malate synthase A — translation MKHLPDGVSLEGPIKGFEEILTPEALSLVASLHREFNQRRTELLQHRVERQTRIDAGENPDFLTSTANIREGDWKVGPAPKDLDDRRAEITGPVDRKMMINALNSGAKVFMADLEDATSPTWSNVVEGQINLRDAVRRTIRLEDHDRDRIYELGDTIATLVVRPRGWHLPEKHLIVDGDAVSASLFDFGLHMFHNARAALDRDSGPYFYLPKLESHLEARLWNEVFDFTQDALEIPRGTIRATVLIETILAAFEMDEILYELRNHMAGLNAGRWDYIFSVIKKFSQRGNMLLPDRAEVTMGVPFMRAYAELLVKTCHRRGAHAIGGMAAFIPSRRDPEVNEKALAKVREDKKREADQGYDGTWVAHPDLVPLAEEAFGATFGASPNQKGNMREDLNVSGSDLLDLDFEGSVTHDGVRMNIDVGLQYLNAWFSGNGAAAIYNLMEDAATAEISRAQLWQWIRHGAKLDDGRPVNTEMYKRLRDEEYARLTSKGVQKYPEAVKTLDQLVLTDKFEPFLTLPAYKKL, via the coding sequence ATGAAGCATCTACCTGACGGAGTAAGCCTCGAAGGCCCAATTAAGGGTTTTGAGGAAATACTTACCCCTGAAGCTCTCAGCTTAGTTGCAAGCCTTCACCGAGAATTCAACCAAAGGCGGACCGAGCTACTGCAACATCGGGTAGAAAGACAGACCCGCATTGACGCAGGCGAAAATCCTGATTTTCTAACTAGCACAGCCAACATCCGTGAAGGCGATTGGAAAGTAGGCCCGGCACCTAAAGATTTGGATGATCGTCGAGCTGAAATAACCGGCCCGGTAGATCGCAAAATGATGATAAACGCTCTTAATTCAGGTGCTAAGGTATTTATGGCTGACCTCGAGGACGCTACCAGTCCCACCTGGTCTAACGTGGTAGAAGGCCAAATTAACCTCCGTGATGCTGTTCGACGAACAATACGCCTAGAGGATCACGACCGCGACCGAATCTATGAACTTGGTGATACCATCGCCACCTTAGTTGTTCGACCTCGCGGTTGGCACCTACCAGAAAAACACCTCATTGTTGACGGCGATGCCGTTTCAGCCAGCCTATTCGACTTCGGGCTGCACATGTTCCACAACGCCCGGGCCGCACTTGACCGGGACAGTGGACCTTATTTTTACCTCCCCAAACTAGAGAGTCACCTAGAAGCCCGACTGTGGAACGAGGTCTTCGATTTCACTCAGGATGCTCTAGAGATTCCCCGTGGGACTATTCGAGCTACAGTTTTAATTGAGACAATCCTTGCCGCCTTCGAGATGGATGAAATACTCTACGAGTTACGCAATCACATGGCCGGACTCAACGCAGGCCGTTGGGATTACATCTTTAGTGTAATCAAGAAATTCTCACAACGCGGAAATATGTTGTTGCCCGACCGAGCTGAGGTAACCATGGGAGTACCATTTATGCGGGCCTATGCTGAACTCCTGGTCAAAACCTGCCACCGCCGGGGTGCTCACGCGATTGGTGGAATGGCAGCCTTCATCCCAAGCCGCCGTGATCCAGAGGTCAATGAGAAAGCTCTGGCCAAAGTCCGAGAAGACAAGAAACGAGAGGCTGATCAAGGATACGACGGAACATGGGTAGCTCACCCTGACCTCGTGCCACTAGCCGAGGAAGCCTTCGGCGCCACCTTTGGAGCCTCGCCCAACCAAAAAGGAAACATGCGTGAGGACCTAAACGTTAGTGGGAGTGACCTGCTAGACCTAGATTTCGAAGGCAGTGTTACTCACGACGGTGTACGGATGAACATCGATGTGGGCCTACAATACCTGAATGCCTGGTTCTCTGGAAACGGAGCTGCCGCAATTTACAATCTGATGGAGGATGCAGCTACAGCAGAAATTTCTAGGGCACAGCTTTGGCAATGGATCCGCCATGGAGCTAAATTAGACGACGGTCGTCCTGTAAATACGGAGATGTACAAGCGCTTACGTGATGAAGAGTACGCCCGACTAACTTCCAAGGGCGTCCAAAAGTACCCAGAAGCAGTCAAGACTCTGGATCAACTAGTGCTTACGGACAAATTCGAGCCTTTCTTGACTCTTCCCGCCTACAAGAAGCTCTGA
- a CDS encoding molybdenum cofactor guanylyltransferase translates to MAQVSKDPFSGAVLAGGRSKRFGSNKAMANYQGQTLLCHVLQSLTEAHERFVIANQPISSVNVPIYPDLIKTGSPMSGLHSALTYANHSWVAVAACDLPNLNTTYWRFLYNAKGDSQAVVIKHDNGRLEPLAALYHRTALPIIETRLRTNQFSLHALMADLNTTYVASQPFALGGLFKNINKPEDL, encoded by the coding sequence ATGGCACAAGTTAGCAAGGATCCTTTCAGCGGAGCAGTCTTAGCAGGAGGCCGCTCAAAGCGTTTCGGAAGTAATAAAGCTATGGCTAACTACCAGGGCCAAACCCTCCTTTGCCATGTCCTCCAAAGTCTGACAGAAGCGCACGAACGCTTCGTAATAGCGAATCAACCAATATCTTCCGTAAATGTTCCCATATATCCCGACCTCATCAAGACAGGAAGCCCAATGTCTGGTCTACATAGCGCCCTAACCTATGCAAACCACTCCTGGGTAGCTGTTGCTGCTTGTGATCTACCCAATCTAAACACAACCTACTGGCGTTTTCTTTACAACGCAAAGGGGGATAGCCAAGCTGTTGTGATAAAACATGATAATGGCAGGCTAGAGCCATTAGCAGCTCTATATCACCGCACAGCTCTACCAATAATAGAAACTAGGCTCCGCACAAACCAGTTTTCTCTTCACGCACTAATGGCTGACCTCAATACAACCTATGTTGCGTCGCAACCGTTTGCTTTGGGCGGATTGTTTAAAAACATTAATAAACCAGAAGACTTATGA
- a CDS encoding molecular chaperone DnaK, whose protein sequence is MAKAIGIDLGTTNSVIAVMEAGEPAVLVNSEGNRTTPSVVAFKDDQRLVGQVAKRQGVLNPQGTLFEVKRYIGRTWGEIQGEAERAPYEVVQGDDDGVRFVVEGEQYTPEEISAMVLRKMVDDASASLGETLTKAVITVPAYFNNSQREATQNAGKIAGLEVLRIVNEPTAAALAYGLDKKGNETVLVFDLGGGTFDVSILEVGEGVFEVRSTSGDTHLGGSDFDHAIVDWLADDFQQEYDVDLRKDKQALQRLIEAAEKAKIELSGLPETTLSLPFIAMDPGSNAPLYLEKKLTRSTFEELISPLLKRVREPVQAALRDAKLSQDGIDEVILVGGSTRVPAVKQLVTDMLGKEPNQTVNPDEVVALGAAIQAGVLTGDVDDIVLLDVTPLSLGVETKGAVFTRLIDRNTTIPVKKGQTFTTAEHNQTGVEVHVLQGEREMAAHNKSLGRFKLEGIPPMPASTPQIEITYDIDANGILSVTAQEKSTNKEASITIQNTTTLSEDEVDRMVQEAEVNADADKEARELAEARNQLDALRLEAKRVLDEAEGAPDELTVPVREIIETAEKAINDSDVTKDRYEKLTGELGQALQALQQATTATTSAEGEENAEDDVNSSKDDDEEVIDADFKPAG, encoded by the coding sequence ATGGCAAAGGCAATTGGAATAGATCTCGGTACTACAAACAGCGTCATTGCTGTGATGGAAGCTGGTGAACCAGCGGTCTTAGTGAATAGTGAAGGTAATCGCACCACCCCGTCAGTTGTTGCCTTTAAGGATGACCAGCGACTGGTTGGTCAGGTAGCTAAACGGCAGGGAGTGCTTAATCCTCAGGGCACCCTATTTGAGGTTAAGAGGTACATTGGTCGTACCTGGGGGGAAATTCAGGGTGAAGCGGAACGAGCTCCCTATGAGGTTGTCCAGGGCGACGATGATGGAGTACGTTTTGTAGTCGAGGGAGAGCAGTACACGCCTGAAGAAATTTCGGCGATGGTTCTACGAAAAATGGTGGACGATGCGAGCGCCTCATTAGGCGAGACGTTGACAAAAGCCGTGATAACTGTCCCAGCCTATTTCAATAATTCCCAACGCGAAGCAACCCAAAATGCCGGTAAGATTGCTGGTTTAGAGGTTCTTCGTATCGTGAATGAACCTACAGCCGCAGCTCTCGCTTACGGTTTGGACAAGAAGGGTAACGAAACTGTTCTAGTGTTCGATCTTGGGGGAGGGACTTTTGATGTTTCTATCCTCGAGGTAGGTGAAGGGGTTTTTGAAGTACGTTCCACCTCCGGAGATACACACCTTGGGGGTTCGGACTTCGATCATGCCATTGTTGACTGGCTCGCTGACGATTTTCAGCAGGAGTACGATGTTGATCTTCGTAAGGATAAGCAGGCTTTGCAGCGGCTTATTGAGGCTGCAGAGAAAGCCAAAATTGAGCTTTCTGGTCTTCCAGAAACCACCTTAAGCTTGCCTTTTATTGCTATGGATCCTGGCTCTAACGCGCCACTGTATCTTGAGAAGAAATTGACGCGTAGCACTTTTGAGGAGCTCATATCTCCTCTACTTAAGCGTGTTCGCGAACCGGTGCAAGCTGCTCTTCGCGACGCTAAACTTTCCCAGGATGGGATTGATGAAGTGATCCTGGTGGGTGGTTCGACCCGCGTTCCGGCAGTTAAGCAACTTGTTACCGACATGCTTGGAAAGGAACCTAATCAGACGGTAAATCCTGATGAGGTCGTAGCTCTAGGCGCAGCTATCCAAGCGGGTGTACTGACCGGTGATGTAGATGACATTGTACTTCTCGATGTCACTCCTTTAAGCCTTGGAGTTGAGACAAAGGGGGCCGTGTTCACTCGTCTTATAGATAGGAACACTACCATCCCAGTTAAGAAGGGTCAGACGTTTACCACAGCTGAACATAATCAAACTGGTGTTGAAGTACACGTACTCCAGGGTGAGCGTGAAATGGCTGCTCACAACAAGTCATTGGGCCGATTTAAGCTTGAGGGCATTCCTCCCATGCCAGCAAGTACACCACAGATTGAGATTACGTATGATATTGATGCTAACGGCATATTGAGCGTTACCGCTCAGGAGAAGTCAACCAACAAAGAGGCTTCAATAACTATTCAGAACACGACTACTCTTTCCGAGGATGAAGTCGATCGGATGGTCCAGGAAGCTGAAGTCAATGCTGATGCTGATAAGGAAGCACGAGAGCTCGCGGAGGCTCGTAATCAACTAGATGCTCTCCGACTTGAAGCGAAACGGGTGCTGGATGAGGCAGAAGGTGCACCTGATGAACTTACAGTTCCAGTACGTGAAATCATCGAGACGGCAGAAAAGGCAATTAACGATTCTGATGTTACTAAGGATCGTTACGAAAAACTCACTGGTGAGTTAGGTCAGGCGCTTCAAGCCCTTCAACAGGCGACAACGGCAACCACTTCCGCAGAAGGGGAGGAGAACGCCGAAGATGACGTCAATAGCTCGAAAGATGATGACGAAGAGGTCATCGATGCTGATTTCAAACCGGCTGGGTAG
- the grpE gene encoding nucleotide exchange factor GrpE codes for MSKRDKENTNNVSQESVNPPSETEAEVTVNKGELSEIDILREELATLQASLATIESELSDANDRHLRARADLDNYRRRAAQDADRARQAGLDSAVLPILSVFDDLGRALAVADEEDPAKIIPGVQSVMAGLERNLDSLGLKRIGEIGEKFDPDLHEALTAVPTDDSEKKGTIAEVFQSGFVRDERLVRPARVLVFQE; via the coding sequence ATGAGTAAAAGAGATAAAGAAAATACGAATAATGTGTCCCAGGAATCTGTAAATCCCCCTAGTGAAACTGAGGCTGAAGTTACTGTCAACAAAGGGGAATTAAGTGAGATCGATATTCTTCGTGAAGAGCTTGCTACTCTCCAGGCCTCCCTTGCTACCATCGAGTCGGAACTTTCGGATGCCAACGACCGGCATTTAAGGGCACGGGCGGACCTCGATAACTACCGCCGGCGTGCAGCGCAAGACGCAGATCGTGCGCGGCAAGCAGGGCTAGACAGTGCTGTACTTCCAATACTGTCCGTATTCGATGATCTCGGTCGGGCTTTAGCGGTTGCGGATGAAGAAGATCCAGCAAAGATCATTCCTGGTGTTCAGTCTGTGATGGCAGGCTTGGAACGTAATCTTGATTCCTTGGGGCTTAAACGGATAGGTGAGATTGGCGAAAAGTTTGACCCTGACCTGCATGAGGCGCTCACGGCAGTCCCGACTGACGATTCCGAGAAAAAGGGGACGATTGCCGAGGTATTCCAGTCTGGTTTTGTCCGCGATGAACGTCTAGTACGGCCTGCTCGTGTGCTAGTTTTTCAAGAGTAA
- a CDS encoding thioredoxin domain-containing protein, whose translation MGHQKNRLAGETSPYLLQHQENPVDWYPWGEEAFREAREQDLPILLSVGYSSCHWCHVMAHESFEDEATARVMNQYFINVKVDREERPDVDAIYMSAVQAMTGHGGWPMTVILTPTGEPFFAGTYFPVEDRYGQPAFGRVLRALIDLWEGRRDEVENSASDITKHLQRSFELPVGEGGVEPFSLCSVIESLQEQFDSNHGGFGGAPKFPPHVLLRFLLSQKSPKVRDMAYFTLTKMARGGIFDQLGGGFSRYSVDNRWLVPHFEKMLYDNAQLVNSYAQAYGQTGDPLYLRTVEETLTWVSREMTSVEGGFYSALDADSEGEEGKFYAWDFTELEKILGDDTELVASYFGATESGNFDGRNVLEIPNEDTVLSERFGVTIEDIAIRIDRARSTLFKAREARIRPSLDDKILTSWNGLMLGAYADAGRLLGRDDYIYAAQRNAWFIKDKLYSKGRLLHSYKDGEARIDGLLEDYAFFGLGLLSLYRTTFEATWLELAIDLAKSVVEHFRDPRGGFFNTPDDGESLIVRPKGIFDSATPAEGFAAAELIFRVGRFLGNHHYEEIAIESVRPLKDAMASQPRGFATALLVTEALLSPPREVVIVGSPEANDTKALVQVLNDRDLSQVVQILSSGASDPLLKVLPLLEEKHSLGGRATAYVCEGGACRIPVTSPDDFAEQLDTVFDL comes from the coding sequence ATGGGTCACCAAAAAAATCGATTGGCGGGCGAGACGAGTCCGTACCTGTTGCAGCATCAGGAAAACCCTGTCGATTGGTATCCCTGGGGCGAAGAGGCATTTCGAGAAGCTAGAGAACAAGATCTCCCAATACTATTGTCGGTCGGCTACTCGTCTTGCCACTGGTGCCATGTCATGGCACACGAGTCATTCGAAGACGAAGCGACCGCTCGCGTGATGAACCAATACTTCATCAATGTAAAGGTAGATCGTGAAGAGCGACCAGATGTTGACGCAATATATATGAGCGCTGTTCAGGCGATGACGGGGCACGGTGGTTGGCCTATGACGGTAATTTTGACGCCGACTGGGGAACCGTTCTTTGCCGGTACTTATTTCCCAGTGGAAGACCGCTACGGACAGCCTGCTTTCGGTCGCGTACTTCGTGCCTTGATTGATTTGTGGGAGGGCCGGCGGGATGAAGTTGAAAATTCAGCAAGCGATATCACCAAACACCTCCAACGTTCCTTTGAATTGCCTGTCGGAGAGGGCGGAGTAGAACCCTTCTCGTTATGTTCTGTAATTGAATCTCTACAAGAACAGTTTGATTCAAATCACGGCGGATTTGGTGGTGCTCCCAAGTTCCCGCCTCACGTATTGTTACGTTTTTTGTTAAGCCAGAAGAGCCCTAAGGTCCGAGATATGGCGTACTTTACCCTCACAAAAATGGCTCGTGGGGGAATTTTTGATCAGTTGGGTGGGGGTTTCAGCCGGTACAGTGTAGATAACCGCTGGCTAGTTCCTCACTTTGAAAAAATGCTTTACGACAATGCCCAATTAGTTAATAGTTATGCCCAAGCCTACGGTCAGACAGGTGACCCCCTTTATCTCAGGACGGTCGAAGAGACCCTCACATGGGTCAGTCGCGAAATGACTTCGGTGGAAGGTGGTTTTTACAGTGCCTTGGATGCTGACAGCGAGGGAGAAGAAGGTAAGTTTTATGCTTGGGATTTCACTGAGTTAGAAAAGATCCTAGGGGATGACACGGAACTAGTGGCTTCGTACTTTGGTGCGACTGAATCAGGAAATTTTGATGGTCGAAATGTGCTTGAAATTCCGAACGAAGACACTGTTCTTTCTGAGCGCTTCGGAGTGACCATCGAGGACATTGCAATTCGGATAGATCGGGCTCGGTCAACTCTCTTTAAGGCCAGAGAAGCCAGAATTAGACCCAGTCTAGATGACAAGATTCTGACGTCTTGGAACGGTCTTATGCTTGGTGCTTATGCCGATGCCGGGCGTTTACTTGGACGCGATGATTACATCTATGCTGCGCAGCGGAACGCGTGGTTTATCAAAGATAAGCTTTACAGTAAAGGTCGGCTTTTGCACAGTTACAAGGATGGCGAAGCGAGAATCGACGGGCTTCTAGAGGATTATGCATTTTTCGGGCTTGGCCTTTTGTCTCTATATCGAACTACCTTTGAAGCCACCTGGTTAGAGCTGGCTATTGACTTGGCAAAATCGGTGGTAGAGCATTTCCGTGACCCGCGAGGTGGATTTTTCAATACACCTGATGATGGTGAATCGCTCATAGTGCGTCCAAAGGGGATTTTTGATAGTGCGACCCCGGCCGAGGGTTTCGCTGCTGCTGAACTAATTTTTCGTGTTGGGCGATTCCTAGGGAATCACCATTACGAGGAGATAGCGATTGAGTCAGTTCGTCCTTTAAAGGATGCGATGGCTTCCCAACCTAGAGGTTTTGCTACAGCGTTGTTGGTCACAGAGGCTTTACTGAGTCCCCCTAGAGAAGTGGTTATTGTTGGGAGTCCAGAGGCAAACGATACTAAGGCTCTTGTGCAGGTCTTAAATGACCGCGATCTCTCCCAAGTAGTTCAGATCTTATCTTCGGGTGCCTCTGATCCACTATTGAAGGTACTTCCCTTATTGGAGGAAAAACATTCTTTAGGTGGTCGAGCTACGGCCTACGTTTGTGAGGGCGGGGCATGCAGAATCCCAGTTACCAGCCCTGATGATTTCGCTGAGCAGCTCGATACAGTTTTCGACCTATGA